The Fragaria vesca subsp. vesca linkage group LG2, FraVesHawaii_1.0, whole genome shotgun sequence genome includes a window with the following:
- the LOC101296544 gene encoding uncharacterized protein LOC101296544, with protein sequence MTKEPRRNRDWSDLPQELVEKIAEPAGLFELLSLFRVCNAWRSTSTALAQMVKHELNQGPWFLLYEDNNPECQMLTASGKKFITSLPELNGTTCLASYHGWLLLFRQGGTIFFFHVFSRQRIDLPEFPVPELTDHVGAVSSSPTSQDCVVCVISCSDDETLDAKVLHLRDQTWIGSEYSHPRAKKDKIKCGIYSTTGKGMFGFLDGVDFLTSIAISAENRSLIWNFQSITAAKTEEISDPSLSKRNTYHLCPGELEIRFKDLKNKLGLTADVTISSCGTITPCSIGGGNYRVLYNESISDNYIDKSKNRCFKGVLIQPRSSIHRRDMKAHSRGTTATDRSE encoded by the coding sequence ATGACTAAGGAGCCAAGGCGAAATAGGGACTGGTCCGATCTCCCTCAGGAACTTGTAGAAAAAATAGCAGAACCTGCAGGCCTATTCGAGCTTCTGAGTTTATTTCGTGTCTGCAATGCTTGGCGCTCTACTTCCACCGCTTTGGCTCAAATGGTTAAGCATGAATTAAACCAAGGACCTTGGTTTCTACTATATGAGGATAATAATCCTGAGTGCCAAATGCTAACTGCAAGTGGTAAGAAGTTCATCACAAGTCTACCGGAACTGAATGGAACCACTTGCCTTGCATCATACCATGGATGGCTTCTTTTGTTCCGACAAGGAGGTACCATATTCTTCTTTCACGTCTTCTCGCGCCAGAGAATAGACCTTCCTGAATTCCCAGTTCCAGAACTCACTGATCATGTTGGAGCAGTATCATCGTCTCCAACTTCCCAAGATTGTGTGGTTTGTGTCATTAGCTGTAGCGACGATGAAACCTTGGATGCCAAGGTACTTCACCTTAGAGACCAGACTTGGATTGGATCAGAGTACTCTCATCCTCGAGCTAAAAAAGACAAAATCAAATGTGGTATTTATTCCACTACTGGGAAGGGGATGTTCGGCTTTTTGGATGGAGTTGATTTCTTGACCTCGATCGCCATATCTGCTGAAAACCGCTCTCTCATTTGGAATTTTCAATCCATAACAGCCGCAAAAACTGAGGAAATTTCCGATCCATCACTATCAAAAAGAAACACTTACCATCTCTGTCCAGGTGAGTTGGAGATTAGGTTCAAGGACCTGAAAAACAAGCTGGGGTTGACAGCGGATGTTACGATTTCTAGTTGTGGGACAATTACACCATGCAGTATTGGCGGTGGGAATTACAGGGTTCTTTATAATGAGAGCATCAGCGACAATTATATTGACAAATCTAAGAACCGTTGTTTCAAAGGGGTATTGATCCAACCAAGATCCTCGATACATAGAAGAGATATGAAAGCTCATTCTCGAGGTACTACTGCTACTGATCGATCAGAGTGA
- the LOC101304827 gene encoding ankyrin repeat, PH and SEC7 domain containing protein secG-like: MDRLVKADVKEVELSFKRDQKCSTTFRLSNLMHTMSVAVNLTTTNPSLFSFTQPFSIIPPLSSSSYTLLLSHPSDHPPLPTTAPNDVINVKASMLPTGKAGLDDLRRLFARPGPHVFRDATIPISFVGPQVVEFLISQRTKISGFDVFFDKAVSACSGSELTALLSPAIASGNASLVSSLIDAGGDVNRKVSDSGCLISLAVRSGSIEVVKILVASGCKVDSSVLHDAAAMNRVDLIEILCKNFPELDVNWVDSEGRTPIHVAAANGHVEMLKFLVSAGGDGEVWDQKGLTPLHWAAEKGHLEPTKFLLECSDVKYVVTKNGKTAFDLAAENGHLSLLGHLRFDDVLLRAARLDDVHGLKSCLAEGAEVNVRDQNGWTPLHRAAFKGRIECVKVLLNHGAQLDVVDNAGYMPLHCAVEAGHVQVALLLVAHGARANVKSLEGIVSPVSLDRFKNHPALVHPVCHEKERA; the protein is encoded by the coding sequence ATGGACAGATTGGTGAAAGCCGACGTGAAGGAAGTGGAGCTGAGTTTCAAACGTGATCAGAAGTGCAGCACAACTTTCCGACTCAGCAACCTCATGCACACCATGTCCGTCGCAGTTAACCTAACCACCACAAACCCATCTCTCTTCTCCTTCACGCAACCCTTCTCCATAATCCCTCCGCTCTCTTCCTCCTCCTACACCCTCCTCCTCTCCCACCCCTCCGACCACCCCCCACTCCCCACCACCGCCCCCAATGACGTCATCAACGTCAAGGCCTCGATGCTGCCGACGGGGAAGGCGGGCCTGGATGATCTTCGCCGCCTGTTCGCGAGGCCAGGGCCGCACGTTTTCCGGGACGCCACCATACCGATCTCGTTTGTGGGCCCACAGGTGGTGGAGTTTCTCATTTCTCAGCGGACCAAGATCTCCGGGTTCGATGTCTTTTTCGACAAAGCGGTTTCCGCGTGCTCTGGATCTGAGCTCACGGCGCTGCTTAGTCCTGCTATAGCTTCCGGCAACGCGAGCTTGGTCTCTAGCTTGATCGACGCAGGTGGGGACGTGAATAGAAAGGTTTCGGATTCCGGGTGTTTGATATCTCTGGCTGTTCGGAGCGGGAGTATTGAAGTTGTGAAGATTCTGGTAGCTTCTGGCTGTAAAGTCGATAGCTCGGTTCTGCACGACGCGGCGGCGATGAACCGGGTCGATTTGATAGAGATTCTGTGCAAGAATTTCCCTGAACTTGACGTCAACTGGGTTGACTCCGAAGGCCGGACTCCGATACACGTCGCGGCGGCGAACGGCCACGTGGAGATGTTGAAGTTTTTAGTTTCTGCCGGAGGGGATGGGGAGGTGTGGGACCAGAAGGGGTTGACTCCGCTTCATTGGGCTGCTGAGAAGGGTCACTTGGAGCCGACCAAGTTTTTGTTGGAGTGTTCCGATGTGAAATATGTTGTTACCAAGAATGGAAAGACAGCTTTTGACCTCGCAGCGGAGAATGGTCACTTGAGTTTGCTCGGTCATCTCCGATTCGACGACGTTTTGCTCCGGGCGGCGAGGCTGGACGACGTGCATGGCCTTAAGAGTTGCCTTGCGGAAGGGGCAGAGGTGAATGTGAGGGACCAAAATGGCTGGACCCCTTTGCATAGGGCTGCATTCAAGGGAAGAATTGAGTGTGTCAAGGTGCTGCTTAATCATGGTGCTCAGCTTGATGTGGTGGACAATGCAGGCTACATGCCGCTGCATTGCGCGGTGGAGGCGGGGCATGTTCAAGTAGCTCTTTTGTTGGTGGCGCATGGGGCTCGAGCCAATGTGAAGAGTCTCGAGGGGATTGTGTCGCCAGTTAGCTTGGATCGGTTTAAGAACCACCCTGCTCTTGTTCATCCTGTTTGTCATGAAAAGGAGAGGGCTTGA
- the LOC101305127 gene encoding histone H2AX-like has product MAIATVSTAQAGRGKSKGTKSVSRSAKAGLQFPVGRVARFLKKGRYAQRVGGGSPVYLSAVLEYLAAEVLELAGNAARDNKKNRITPRHIQLAVRNDEEFTKLLGSVTIANGGVLPNIHQNLLPKKNAKGKGEIGSMSQEF; this is encoded by the exons ATGGCCATCGCCACCGTCTCAACCGCTCAAGCCGGCCGAGGCAAGTCCAAGGGAACCAAATCCGTCTCCAGGTCCGCCAAGGCCGGTCTCCAGTTCCCCGTCGGCCGAGTCGCCCGCTTCCTCAAGAAAGGCCGCTACGCCCAGCGCGTCGGCGGCGGCTCCCCTGTCTACCTCTCCGCCGTCCTCGAGTACCTAGCTGCTGAG GTTTTGGAGTTGGCTGGAAACGCCGCCAGGGACAACAAGAAGAATCGGATCACTCCGAGGCATATTCAGCTTGCGGTGAGGAATGATGAGGAGTTCACAAAGCTTTTGGGGTCTGTGACTATTGCCAATGGAGGTGTTCTGCCCAATATTCATCAGAATTTGCTGCCGAAGAAGAATGCCAAGGGGAAGGGAGAGATTGGGTCTATGTCTCAGGAGTTCTAG
- the LOC101306000 gene encoding probable histone H2AXa-like, which translates to MTSPTSKGGRGKAKATKSVSRSSKAGLQFPVGRIARFLKSGKYAERVGAGAPVYLSAVLEYLAAEVLELAGNAARDNKKNRIVPRHIQLAVRNDEELSKLLGTVTIANGGVLPNIHQNLLPKKTGKGKGDIGSASQEF; encoded by the exons ATGACTTCTCCGACTTCCAAGGGCGGCCGCGGCAAGGCCAAGGCCACCAAGTCCGTCTCCCGTTCCTCCAAGGCCGGCCTCCAGTTCCCCGTCGGCCGTATCGCTCGCTTCCTCAAATCCGGCAAGTACGCCGAGCGTGTCGGCGCCGGTGCCCCCGTTTACCTCTCCGCCGTCCTCGAGTATCTCGCCGCCGAG GTTCTTGAGCTCGCTGGAAATGCCGCCAGGGATAACAAGAAGAATCGGATTGTTCCGAGGCATATCCAGCTGGCTGTGCGAAACGATGAGGAGTTGAGCAAGCTTTTGGGGACTGTGACTATTGCTAATGGAGGTGTTTTGCCTAACATTCATCAGAATCTGCTGCCGAAGAAGACCGGGAAAGGCAAGGGGGACATTGGATCGGCGTCGCAAGAGTTTTAG
- the LOC101305713 gene encoding protein tas-like — protein MAVPVFNLAPNLTVSRLCLGTMTFGEQNTLPESFRLMDQAYHAGINFFDSAEMYPVVQRAQTQGRSEEYLGRWIRDRNIARDSVVLATKVTGPSGQMTWIRDGPKCLDAGNITAAIEGSLRRLQTDYIDLYQIHWPDRYVPMFGENEYDPTRQFGSIPIEEQLDALGRAVDAGKVRYVGLSNETAYGVMKFLQVAERGTGIPKIVSVQNSYSLLCRTFDSGLAECCHHERVSLLAYSPLAMGILSGKYFSPEGGPSDARLNLFRGKYSEGESRYNLSDPSIRAASMEYIHIAEKHGLHPVSLAIAFVLSHPLVASVVFGVTQSWQLQEVLDACKVELTPEIVVEINKVHKRFPNPCP, from the exons ATGGCGGTGCCGGTGTTCAACCTGGCTCCGAATCTGACGGTTTCAAGGCTCTGCTTGG GAACCATGACTTTCGGCGAGCAAAACACGCTGCCGGAGTCGTTTCGGCTCATGGACCAAGCTTACCACGCCGGAATCAACTTCTTCGACTCTGCGGAGATGTACCCAGTGGTTCAGCGAGCCCAGACTCAGGGGAGGAGCGAGGAGTATCTAGGCCGTTGGATCAGAGACCGCAACATTGCTCGTGACAGCGTCGTTTTGGCCACCAAG GTGACTGGACCTTCTGGGCAGATGACTTGGATAAGAGATGGACCCAAGTGCTTGGATGCTGGGAATATCACTGCGGCTATTGAGGGCAG TTTACGGCGATTGCAGACGGATTACATTGATCTTTATCAGATACATTGGCCTGATCG ATATGTCCCGATGTTTGGAGAAAATGAATATGATCCAACTAGGCAATTTGGTTCGATTCCAATAGAGGAACAGCTTGATGCTCTTGGTAGAGCTGTTGATGCTGGTAAG GTCAGATATGTTGGTCTCAGTAATGAAACAGCATATGGTGTAATGAAGTTTCTTCAGGTGGCAGAAAGAGGCACTGGCATTCCAAAGATTGTATCTGTGCAG AACTCATACAGCTTGCTATGTCGAACTTTTGATTCTGGATTGGCTGAGTGCTGTCATCATGAAAG GGTCAGTTTATTAGCTTACAGCCCTCTTGCAATGGGTATACTCTCTGGGAAGTACTTTTCACCGGAAGGGGGCCCTTCAGATGCTCGGTTGAACCTTTTCAGAG GAAAGTATTCAGAAGGGGAGTCTAGATACAACTTGTCTGATCCCTCCATAAGAGCAGCAAGCATG GAGTACATTCATATTGCAGAAAAGCACGGCCTACATCCAGTATCTCTTGCAATTG CCTTCGTGTTGAGTCACCCTCTGGTAGCAAGTGTCGTCTTTGGAGTAACCCAGTCATGGCAACTTCAGGAAGTTCTTGATGCATGCAAGGTGGAGCTCACACCTGAGATAGTTGTGGAAATCAACAAGGTTCACAAAAGGTTTCCTAATCCCTGTCCCTGA
- the LOC101305425 gene encoding serine/threonine-protein phosphatase BSL1-like has protein sequence MSSKPWLYPAPTYRTLETYWDTDDDAPGPRCGHTLTAVAATKTHGPRLILFGGATAIEGGAASSAPGIRLAGVTNSVHSYDVLTRKWTRIRPAGEPPSPRAAHAAAAVGTMVVFQGGIGPAGHSTDDLYVLDMDKFKWHRVVVQGQGPGPRYGHVMDLVGQRYLVTVSGNDGKRVLSDSWALDTAQKPYAWAKLSPEGDRPSARMYATASARSDGMFLLCGGRDASGAPLSDAYGLLMHRNGQWEWTLAPGVSPSPRYQHAAVFVGARLHVTGGALRGGRAVEGEGAIAVLDTAAGVWLDRSGLVTSSRTSKGQNDYDPPLELMRRCRHAAASLGVRIYIYGGLKGDILLDDFLVAENSSFQSEVNSPVSTSEKSPSVPRAFHANTTSFGVSPSSDGESEIPSSSGLSMDKNSMEKLRQASAAEAEAASAVWQAVQSQSSPPPEETSVSDDNSQIAETLSDGSDTEADVRLHPRAVVVAKEAVGNLGGMVRQLSLDQFENESRRMIPMNNDLSYPNKKFTRQKSPQGLHKKIISTLLRPRNWKPPANRKFFLDSYEVGELCYAAEQIFMQEQTVLQLKAPVKVFGDLHGQFGDLMRLFDEYGFPSAAGDITYIDYLFLGDYVDRGQHSLETITLLLALKIEYPDNVHLIRGNHEAADINALFGFRIECIERMGESDGIWAWTRFNQLFNYLPLAALIEKKIICMHGGIGRSINSVEQIEKLERPITMDAGSIILMDLLWSDPTENDGVEGLRPNARGPGLVTFGPDRVMDFCKRNKLQLIIRAHECVMDGFERFAQGQLITLFSATNYCGTANNAGAILVVGRGLVVVPKLIHPLPPPIQSPETSPERVIDDTWMQELNIQRPPTPTRGRPQPDLDRNSLAYI, from the exons ATGAGTTCGAAGCCCTGGCTGTACCCGGCTCCCACCTACCGTACTCTCGAGACCTATTGGGACACTGACGACGACGCGCCCGGCCCGCGATGCGGTCACACGCTCACCGCCGTCGCCGCCACCAAGACCCACGGCCCCCGTCTTATTCTCTTCGGTGGCGCCACTGCCATTGAAGGCGGCGCCGCCTCCTCCGCCCCCGGCATCC GGTTAGCGGGTGTGACCAATTCTGTTCATTCCTACGATGTTCTCACCAGAAAGTGGACTAG AATCAGGCCGGCTGGTGAGCCACCGTCTCCTAGGGCGGCCCACGCGGCAGCTGCAGTTGGCACTATGGTGGTATTTCAG GGCGGCATTGGTCCGGCTGGGCACTCCACGGATGACCTCTATGTGCTTGATATGGATAAGTTCAAGTGGCACAG AGTGGTTGTGCAAGGACAAGGACCTGGGCCTCGCTATGGCCATGTGATGGACTTAGTTGGTCAGAGATATCTTGTTACTGTCAGCGGGAATGATG GAAAAAGAGTTCTTTCTGATTCCTGGGCTCTGGACACTGCACAGAAACCTTACGCATGGGCTAAGCTGAGCCCAGAAGGGGATAGGCCTTCTGCTAGAAT GTATGCAACAGCCAGTGCCCGCTCAGATGGCATGTTTTTGCTTTGTGGCGGAAGAGACGCTTCTGGGGCA CCCCTATCAGATGCTTATGGATTGCTCATGCATAGGAATGGTCAGTGGGAGTGGACTCTTGCACCCGGAGTGTCCCCTTCACCAAGATATCAACATGCTGCG GTTTTTGTTGGTGCAAGATTACATGTAACTGGAGGTGCTCTTAGGGGAGGACGTGCTGTAGAAGGTGAAGGAGCTATTGCAG TTTTGGACACTGCCGCTGGAGTTTGGTTAGATAGAAGCGGGCTTGTGACCTCCTCACGGACAAGCAAGGGACAGAATGACTATGATCCCCCTTTGGAGCTTATGCGTCGTTGTCGCCATGCAGCCGCATCTCTTGGTGTTCGTATATACATTTATGGTGGTCTCAAGGGAG ATATCTTGTTAGATGATTTCCTGGTTGCGGAAAATTCTTCATTTCAATCTGAAGTTAATTCTCCCGTATCAACTTCTGAGAAATCCCCATCTGTACCGAGAGCCTTTCATGCCAACACTACTTCTTTTGGTGTATCACCATCTTCGGATGGTGAATCTGAGATACCCTCATCTAGTGGCTTGAG CATGGATAAAAATTCCATGGAGAAACTACGGCAGGCTTCTGCTGCTGAAGCTGAGGCAGCTAGTGCTGTTTGGCAAGCTGTGCAGTCCCAATCTTCCCCTCCTCCTGAAGAAACATCTGTTTCAGATGACAACTCACAAATTGCAGAAACACTTTCAGATGGTAGTGACACTGAGGCAGATGTTCGCCTTCATCCCAGAGCT GTTGTTGTTGCCAAGGAGGCTGTAGGCAACTTGGGTGGCATGGTCAGACAGTTGTCTTTGGATCAATTTGAAAACGAGAGCAGACGAATGATTCCAATGAATAACGACTTATCATATCCTAACAAAAAGTTTACCAGGCAGAAGTCCCCACAGGGCCTGCATAAGAAG ATAATATCTACATTACTGAGGCCAAGGAACTGGAAACCTCCGGCTAATAGGAAGTTTTTCCTCGATTCTTACGAAGTGGGAGAACTTTGTTATGCTGCTGAACAGATCTTTATGCAGGAGCAAACAGTTCTTCAGCTGAAAGCTCCTGTTAAAGTTTTTGGCGATCTTCATGGACAGTTTGGTGATTTAATGCGCTTGTTTGATGAATATGGATTTCCATCTGCCGCAGGAGACATAAC GTACATTGATTACTTGTTTTTGGGGGATTATGTTGATCGAGGACAGCACAGCTTGGAGACAATAACTCTACTTCTAGCACTAAAG ATTGAGTATCCCGATAATGTTCACTTAATACGTGGAAACCATGAGGCTGCTGATATCAATGCACTCTTTGGTTTTCGTATTGAATGCATTGAGAGAATG GGAGAGAGTGATGGAATATGGGCATGGACGCGGTTCAATCAACTTTTCAACTACCTCCCATTGGCTGCACTAATTGAAAAGAAAATCATCTGTATGCATGGTGGCATTGGGAGATCTATAAATTCTGTGGAACAAATAGAGAAGCTTGAAAGACCCATTACGATGGATGCTGGGTCTATAATTTTAATGGATCTTCTATG GTCTGATCCTACAGAAAATGATGGTGTAGAGGGTCTCAGACCAAATGCAAGAGGGCCTGGTCTTGTCACTTTCGGG CCTGATCGTGTCATGGACTTTTGTAAGAGGAACAAATTACAGCTCATTATAAGAGCTCATGAATGTGTTATGGATGGTTTTGAACGGTTTGCCCAGGGACAACTGATCACTCTATTTTCGGCCACCAACTATTGTG GAACGGCAAACAATGCTGGTGCAATACTGGTGGTTGGCAGAGGGTTGGTTGTAGTTCCAAAACTAATTCATCCTTTGCCACCTCCGATTCAGTCACCGGAGACATCTCCTGAACGTGTCATAGATGACACATGGATGCAG GAGCTAAACATTCAGAGGCCACCAACTCCTACTCGTGGTCGGCCACAGCCTGATCTTGATCGGAACTCACTTGCATATATATAG